GTCATGGTCTCTCCTATACTACGTTTGAGCTATCTAGCCTGGAGCTCACAAAGGGGTCCAGCCATAATATGAAAGTAAAATGCACGCTGCGGAACACGGGCCAGAGGGCTGGGGCCGAGGTGATTCAGCTTTACGTGGCGCCGGTCTCACCCCCAGTCAAACGACCCCTCAAAGAATTGAAAGAGTTTCGCAAAGTGTGGCTGGCGCAATCTGCTGAAGAGGTCATCACTATCCCAGTGGATTTGATCCGCGCGACGAGCTTCTGGGATGAAACAAGTAGTAGTTGGTGCAGTTATCAGGGAACATATCGAATCATGGTAGGCACCAGCAGTCGGGGCAACTTCTTGGAGGATTCGGTAGAACTCGGTGAGACGACTTTCTGGTCGGGAAATTAAATGGCAGAGGTGATGACGAGTTCATGGAGTCTAAATAGGAAGTCTTCGCTTGTAAGTTTTAGGGAATTGTAGCTTCGCTTCGGACGCGATCTGTGTCCACCCAGGATTGTAAATGCAGCGCATTAATACTCTCGCTACGGTCTAGGCGAGAGAGCCAACTAGTGGCGTCTTGGACATACTCGGCCGCTCGTTTTGCCTCCGGCTCCTGTGGGTGGAATGGGCACGCCAAGATACTTGCTGCTATATCCCGCACTTTGTATGCTAGATGAAGACCATTGGCTTCCAAGCTAGCCTGTGGAAGTGTggagagaacaaagaagagtTGTCGGCATAATTCCTCCCTCTCTAACCACAGGGATTTCGGATCCGTCTTGTATAACGAATGTCCAGGGCGGGATGCGGGCAATGCTCCCCTTTGACCAGCATGAGCCGCCTCCAATTGATCAATAAGGAGACTTTGGAGCCATAGATGGGTAACATGTAGATTTGCTCGCATGGTTGCAAAGTTCAATCGCGAGATCGCAGCCGTACCGCCGCTGTTCAAGAGATCCTCATTCGGTGGGCCCCACGGCCGGAGGATGGCAGGGATGTCATGGAGGAGGTACTTCAAGTTTTGTAGGCGATCTTGTAAGTAAGATATTTGGATGAGAGGATCACGGGCCTGAACGCACGGACACGGTTCCTCTGCTGAGTGCCCTGGCAACGGGTCTCTTACGGCAGCCCAGAAAACCCGCgaatgaagaatgaagccAGTTACCACGCATGGAGTTTGAATCCTTGGGGCCAGGTCCTCATTCTCCATAATAAATTCGTCATCCACTTCCAGCGGCATCATGTCCTCGGGATTGATGGTTTGTAGCAAAGCAGGGTCCAAGTATAATAGTCGTTCTCCAAACATGTTCTGAAGTCGAGCATGACTAGAAAGACGTCAGATAATAGCTCCTGGACACCAGAGTGGTAGGTTGCCTACACGAAGCTATAGAATATCAGCCAGAAccccttctttctcagctgGGTCTCGATGCAATTAAGGCCGTTATATTGGGAGATGCAGTGAAGGTTTAAGAGGCGGGCAATCTGCATTGTTTCTACATCTAGCATCCGCGCTCGATTATGATCCCCAAGCTGCAGGAATGCTGCATAGAGCAGATATGAAATGGCAAATTTCTGAAAGTTGATCTCATCGAAGTAGGTGGCGGTCCGCAACCTCATAATACGATCGGCGCAGTATCTGATCATCTCCCGTCGTGACTGAAACTGCAGGGGAGGGCTCACGGAACGATAATGTTCAAATCGACTGGGTAAGGTGGCCACAACTACTGCCGCGACCGCAAGGAACAGGCCAAGGAAGCCCGAGTCCTCACAATCCCGGTCTTCTCGGAGAGCCCGACGAAAGGACGGGCGGTGTACGATGGGAAGCAGGGGATATAAGTGGTCTATATAGTCCTCCATGATTAGTTTGAAACAAGTTCGATCCCATAGAGCATCGGTGGGATATTTAGTATGTTGTGAGGCACTCCTGTCAGCGTCGTCGACGGGGAAGTCTTCGTGGGAAAGTGTCCGAGAAACGGACTCCGTTCCTA
This window of the Aspergillus oryzae RIB40 DNA, chromosome 8 genome carries:
- a CDS encoding uncharacterized protein (predicted protein) gives rise to the protein MFGERLLYLDPALLQTINPEDMMPLEVDDEFIMENEDLAPRIQTPCVVTGFILHSRVFWAAVRDPLPGHSAEEPCPCVQARDPLIQISYLQDRLQNLKYLLHDIPAILRPWGPPNEDLLNSGGTAAISRLNFATMRANLHVTHLWLQSLLIDQLEAAHAGQRGALPASRPGHSLYKTDPKSLWLEREELCRQLFFVLSTLPQASLEANGLHLAYKVRDIAASILACPFHPQEPEAKRAAEYVQDATSWLSRLDRSESINALHLQSWVDTDRVRSEATIP